In one Thioclava sp. ES.031 genomic region, the following are encoded:
- a CDS encoding MarR family winged helix-turn-helix transcriptional regulator produces the protein MERVDTSLIALRRILRATEMFGRDLAKAAGLTPAQFRVLQVISEKGWSTPKAIAQRMGVSQATMTALIDKLERKGMVTRQRSERDRRQTDIVITKLGASAIDEAPDALQQIFVRRFEALEDWEQAQIIASLERVASMLDAHDIDAAPVLDWGDISGKPN, from the coding sequence ATGGAGCGTGTCGATACGAGCCTGATCGCTTTGCGTAGAATCCTGCGCGCGACCGAAATGTTCGGCCGCGACCTGGCCAAGGCTGCCGGGCTGACGCCTGCGCAGTTCCGCGTGCTGCAGGTGATTTCCGAAAAAGGTTGGTCCACGCCGAAGGCGATCGCCCAGCGCATGGGCGTGAGTCAGGCGACGATGACGGCGCTGATCGACAAGCTCGAACGCAAGGGCATGGTGACCCGTCAGCGATCCGAGCGCGACCGCCGTCAGACCGATATCGTGATTACCAAACTTGGCGCGAGCGCCATCGACGAAGCCCCCGACGCGCTGCAACAGATCTTCGTGCGCCGCTTCGAGGCGCTGGAAGACTGGGAACAGGCGCAGATCATCGCCTCGCTCGAGCGCGTGGCCTCGATGCTCGACGCACATGATATCGACGCGGCGCCGGTTCTGGATTGGGGCGACATCTCGGGCAAGCCGAACTGA
- a CDS encoding diacylglycerol kinase family protein, whose amino-acid sequence MMTAEPKDSVKPENDTGPDSLVDRDAKSALQSGMNGEKGDEKLTNGTPPEPSVALRRQAVALIANPSSGGNAKDEEAIRRAMDALGDGASLYRWSPESDIVATVRKALDDGAEMIVAAGGDGTAMAVAGALVGQEVPMAVLPLGTFNFFARGLRLSEDAEEAAWAIREGSAHPIRVGEVNGRVFLNNASLGIYPSILKAREDIYARWGRRRIVAHWSVFKTFLRFQRPMRLKLTADGETRSRRTALVFIARSAYQLDFFGLDGATVISDDAFAVLVAKAQSRRDLFRLSSRLVRRKTKRGEDYELIRAKSFEIETARGRGLLAFDGEKCREESPYRFKMSDAPLWIVLPAEDTDTETQDATA is encoded by the coding sequence ATGATGACTGCCGAGCCGAAGGATTCCGTCAAACCGGAGAATGATACGGGGCCTGATAGCCTCGTGGATCGAGACGCGAAATCCGCGCTCCAGTCCGGGATGAATGGCGAAAAAGGCGATGAAAAATTGACGAATGGCACCCCGCCGGAGCCAAGCGTCGCATTGCGCCGGCAGGCGGTCGCGCTGATCGCGAACCCCTCTTCGGGCGGCAACGCGAAAGATGAAGAGGCGATCCGCCGCGCGATGGACGCGCTTGGTGACGGTGCGTCGCTTTACCGGTGGTCCCCGGAAAGCGACATTGTGGCGACCGTCCGCAAGGCGCTCGACGACGGTGCGGAGATGATCGTCGCGGCGGGGGGAGACGGCACTGCAATGGCCGTCGCGGGCGCGCTGGTGGGGCAGGAGGTGCCGATGGCGGTGCTGCCGCTCGGCACGTTCAACTTCTTTGCGCGCGGGCTGCGCCTCTCCGAGGATGCGGAGGAGGCGGCGTGGGCGATCCGCGAGGGCAGCGCCCATCCGATCCGGGTCGGCGAGGTGAACGGGCGGGTGTTTCTGAACAACGCGTCGCTCGGTATCTACCCGTCGATCCTCAAGGCGCGCGAAGACATCTACGCCCGTTGGGGCCGTCGCCGGATCGTGGCGCATTGGTCGGTCTTCAAGACCTTCCTGCGCTTCCAGCGCCCGATGCGGTTGAAGCTCACGGCGGACGGGGAAACCAGAAGCCGCCGCACCGCGCTCGTCTTCATCGCGCGCTCGGCCTATCAGCTCGATTTCTTCGGGCTCGATGGGGCGACGGTCATCAGCGACGACGCCTTCGCAGTGCTGGTGGCGAAGGCGCAGAGCCGCCGCGACCTCTTCCGCCTGTCGTCGCGGCTGGTGCGCCGCAAGACCAAACGGGGCGAGGATTACGAATTGATCCGTGCGAAATCCTTCGAGATCGAAACCGCCCGCGGGCGCGGATTGCTGGCCTTCGACGGTGAGAAGTGCCGCGAAGAAAGCCCCTACCGCTTCAAGATGTCCGACGCGCCGCTATGGATCGTGCTGCCAGCCGAGGACACGGACACCGAGACCCAAGACGCGACCGCATGA
- a CDS encoding proline/glycine betaine ABC transporter permease encodes MASSCWGLPELLCEFPSLPNSTLRHMRMGIDDGFRGIVRAYSDQIDAATRPLQWFLNTLEHAFVDTPWFIIFALILVVVWFASRNPKIVLGSSMGLAFIGIFGLWEDTMTTLAMVTVATLIAIVLGLPIGILMARSDRMQKILTPVLDVMQTMPSFVYLIPVVVIFGIGKVPGVIAVVIYAIPPMIRLTNLGIRLVDKEVIEAADAFGANPRQKLWGVQLPLSLPTIMAGVNQTIMMALAMVVVASMVGVGGLGKNVLQAINNQFFTIGFLNGFALVAIAIIFDRASQAFGKRLQKHSEAGHD; translated from the coding sequence ATGGCATCTTCATGCTGGGGCTTGCCGGAACTGCTCTGTGAGTTCCCTTCCCTTCCCAACTCCACCCTGCGTCACATGCGCATGGGCATCGACGACGGGTTTCGCGGCATCGTTCGCGCTTATTCCGATCAAATCGACGCGGCCACCCGGCCGCTTCAATGGTTTCTCAACACCCTAGAACACGCCTTCGTGGACACGCCGTGGTTCATCATCTTCGCGCTGATCCTCGTCGTGGTGTGGTTCGCCTCGCGCAATCCGAAGATCGTGCTCGGCTCGTCCATGGGCCTTGCCTTCATCGGCATCTTCGGCCTGTGGGAGGACACGATGACCACCCTCGCGATGGTCACGGTGGCGACGCTGATCGCGATCGTCCTCGGCCTGCCGATCGGCATCCTGATGGCGCGTTCGGACCGGATGCAGAAAATCCTGACGCCGGTTCTCGACGTCATGCAGACCATGCCATCCTTCGTCTACCTGATCCCGGTCGTCGTGATCTTCGGTATCGGTAAGGTGCCCGGCGTGATCGCCGTGGTGATCTACGCGATCCCGCCGATGATTCGCCTGACCAATCTGGGCATCCGCCTCGTGGACAAGGAAGTCATCGAAGCCGCGGACGCCTTCGGCGCCAATCCCCGTCAGAAGCTCTGGGGCGTGCAGCTTCCGCTGTCGCTGCCGACGATCATGGCGGGCGTCAACCAGACCATCATGATGGCGCTGGCGATGGTCGTCGTGGCCTCGATGGTCGGCGTTGGTGGCCTCGGTAAAAACGTGCTGCAGGCGATTAACAACCAGTTCTTCACCATCGGCTTCCTGAACGGCTTCGCACTCGTTGCGATCGCGATCATCTTCGACCGCGCGAGCCAGGCGTTCGGCAAGCGGCTGCAGAAACATTCGGAGGCTGGCCATGACTGA
- a CDS encoding efflux RND transporter periplasmic adaptor subunit, with translation MIKRLLIALVALILVVGGVVGYNLFRSKMIAQFFANMTQPPVAVSVSEVKPITWQPGLEAIGTAAAVRGTELAVEMGGTVQEIHFKANDKVEKGQILMQIDDSSERADLASAKAAQDLAETNLKRARQLADRGVSATSNLDQAEASAQEARASVAKLQAVLEKKRLTAPFAGIIGIPQVEVGQYVGTGTTYATLQDRDHMRVDFTLSEQQARHAEAGQTVKVKTEDGSVDLEGKITGIEPKIDPNSRLVTLRAEVPNGEGKLTPGQFVHVTVVLPSEDNVIALPQTVVSSNLYGDSVFVVRKQTPEGADQPQLVAKQVFITLGRRSGTLVEVTKGLKAGDMVVNAGQNKLNSGATVSIDNAISPDPDAPSTEEVMKAFGMEGNAVASSDTTSDAQSDTTSDGAKAQ, from the coding sequence ATGATCAAACGCCTCCTCATCGCCCTCGTCGCGCTCATCCTCGTGGTGGGTGGCGTCGTCGGCTACAATCTTTTCCGCTCGAAGATGATCGCGCAGTTCTTCGCAAACATGACACAGCCCCCCGTGGCGGTTTCGGTCAGCGAAGTGAAGCCGATCACCTGGCAACCGGGCCTCGAGGCGATCGGCACTGCCGCCGCCGTGCGCGGCACCGAACTGGCCGTCGAAATGGGCGGCACGGTTCAGGAGATCCATTTCAAGGCGAATGACAAGGTCGAGAAGGGCCAGATCCTCATGCAGATCGACGACAGCTCCGAGCGCGCCGATCTGGCCTCGGCCAAGGCCGCTCAGGATCTCGCCGAGACCAATCTCAAGCGCGCGCGCCAGCTTGCCGACCGGGGCGTGTCCGCCACGTCCAATCTCGATCAGGCCGAGGCCAGCGCGCAGGAAGCGCGCGCAAGCGTCGCGAAGCTGCAGGCCGTGCTCGAGAAGAAGCGCCTGACCGCGCCCTTCGCGGGCATCATCGGCATCCCGCAGGTGGAGGTCGGCCAGTATGTCGGCACCGGCACCACCTATGCGACGCTGCAGGATCGCGACCATATGCGCGTCGATTTCACCCTCTCCGAACAGCAGGCGCGTCACGCCGAAGCGGGCCAGACCGTCAAGGTGAAGACCGAGGACGGCTCGGTCGATCTGGAAGGCAAGATCACCGGCATCGAACCCAAGATCGACCCGAATTCGCGGCTCGTGACCCTGCGCGCCGAGGTCCCCAACGGCGAAGGAAAGCTGACGCCCGGCCAGTTCGTCCACGTCACGGTCGTGCTGCCCTCCGAGGACAACGTGATCGCGCTGCCGCAAACGGTGGTGAGCTCGAACCTCTACGGCGACTCGGTCTTTGTGGTGCGCAAGCAAACGCCCGAGGGCGCGGATCAGCCGCAACTGGTGGCCAAGCAGGTCTTCATCACGCTCGGCCGCCGCTCGGGCACGCTCGTCGAAGTGACGAAGGGGCTGAAGGCGGGCGACATGGTCGTCAACGCGGGTCAGAACAAGCTGAACTCCGGCGCGACGGTGAGCATCGACAACGCGATTTCGCCCGATCCCGACGCCCCCTCGACCGAAGAGGTGATGAAAGCCTTCGGCATGGAGGGCAACGCGGTAGCAAGCTCCGACACGACGTCGGACGCCCAATCGGACACGACCTCAGACGGCGCGAAGGCGCAGTAA
- a CDS encoding ABC transporter substrate-binding protein: MNKKALAALLTALPLATFSAPAFAADGECGSVTEAEMNWASAGVAAWVDKIILENGYGCDVTLVTGDTMPTFTSMNEKGEPDIAPELWVNAVKVALDKAVSEDRLVIAAEILKDGGEEGWWIPKYVADEHPEIKTVDDALAHPDLFPDPEEPSIGGVYNCPSGWNCQISTANRFKAHKAEEKGFKLVDTGSAAGLDGSIANAYESKKGWLGYYWAPTAILGKYPMVKLDAGVEGDKEAWDKCNSQADCVDPKPNAYPTSDVYTVVTKEFAENNAVAMDYLGKREWSNKTVGEFLAWQADNQGTNEDTAYYFLENYPDVWKAWLSDDVIKKVEDAL, translated from the coding sequence ATGAACAAGAAAGCGCTTGCCGCGTTACTGACGGCGCTGCCGCTGGCGACCTTCTCGGCGCCTGCTTTCGCCGCAGACGGCGAATGTGGTTCCGTTACCGAAGCCGAAATGAACTGGGCTTCGGCCGGGGTCGCTGCTTGGGTCGACAAGATCATTCTCGAAAACGGCTACGGCTGTGACGTGACGCTGGTGACCGGCGACACGATGCCCACCTTTACCTCGATGAACGAGAAGGGTGAGCCCGACATCGCACCCGAGCTTTGGGTGAACGCGGTGAAAGTCGCGCTCGACAAGGCCGTCAGCGAAGACCGCCTCGTGATCGCTGCCGAAATCCTCAAGGATGGCGGCGAAGAAGGCTGGTGGATCCCGAAATACGTCGCCGACGAGCACCCCGAGATCAAGACGGTCGACGATGCGCTGGCGCATCCCGATCTGTTCCCCGATCCCGAAGAGCCGTCCATCGGTGGCGTCTACAACTGCCCGTCGGGATGGAACTGCCAGATCTCGACCGCGAACCGCTTCAAGGCTCACAAGGCCGAGGAGAAGGGCTTCAAGCTGGTCGACACCGGTTCGGCTGCGGGTCTCGACGGCTCGATCGCCAATGCCTACGAGTCCAAGAAGGGCTGGCTGGGTTACTACTGGGCCCCGACCGCGATCCTCGGCAAATACCCGATGGTCAAGCTCGACGCCGGCGTCGAGGGCGACAAGGAAGCCTGGGACAAGTGCAACTCGCAGGCCGATTGCGTCGATCCCAAGCCCAACGCCTACCCGACCTCGGACGTGTACACGGTCGTGACCAAGGAATTCGCCGAGAACAACGCGGTGGCGATGGACTACCTCGGCAAGCGTGAATGGTCGAACAAGACCGTGGGCGAATTCCTCGCATGGCAGGCCGACAACCAAGGCACCAACGAGGACACCGCTTACTACTTCCTCGAGAACTATCCGGACGTCTGGAAGGCATGGCTTTCCGACGATGTGATCAAGAAGGTCGAGGACGCGCTCTGA
- the ectA gene encoding diaminobutyrate acetyltransferase, with the protein MPQVESIKKGSKLVFRKPESEDGSEIWKLIRRCKPLDENSMYCNLLQCDHFGDTCVLVEREGEVVGWISGYIAPSEPDTFFVWQVAVSPDARGLGLGKRMLRHLIQRDVAEDCTKLKTTITESNEASWALFRSFARSIGGELTDEAHFHEEDHFDGHASTEHMVTITFPEEARAAA; encoded by the coding sequence GTGCCGCAAGTCGAGTCGATCAAGAAGGGTTCTAAACTGGTCTTCCGTAAGCCGGAGTCCGAAGACGGCAGCGAAATCTGGAAGCTGATCCGTCGCTGCAAGCCGCTTGATGAAAATTCGATGTATTGCAACCTTCTGCAGTGCGATCACTTCGGGGACACCTGTGTCCTCGTGGAGCGCGAAGGCGAAGTCGTCGGCTGGATTTCGGGCTACATCGCCCCGTCCGAGCCGGACACGTTCTTCGTGTGGCAAGTGGCTGTTTCCCCCGACGCACGCGGTCTTGGCCTTGGTAAGCGCATGCTGCGCCACCTCATCCAGCGCGACGTCGCCGAAGACTGCACCAAGTTGAAGACGACCATCACCGAAAGCAACGAAGCGAGCTGGGCGCTCTTCCGCTCCTTCGCGCGTTCGATCGGCGGCGAGCTGACCGATGAGGCGCACTTCCACGAAGAAGACCATTTCGATGGCCATGCCTCGACCGAGCATATGGTCACCATCACCTTCCCCGAGGAGGCGCGTGCCGCCGCCTGA
- a CDS encoding metallophosphoesterase: MTRIVHLSDLHFGRSLPELETPLLTAVNRLAPDLTVISGDFTQRARRGQFAQARCFVEQIESETLSVPGNHDTPLDNLFLRMLKPFGRYKSAINHNLEPIFETDRVKAVGVNTVNRFAWQRGKVPERTISRLCREFGEAGERLRIAVMHHPLEHGPEVDKALMDGAGDALEGMSDCGADLVLSGHLHSGSVAPFSAVPGILFVQAGTGLSSRLRGEPNTFNVIEGGRDALSITLYGARDMSFEPIGADEFTRGPDGAWVKA, encoded by the coding sequence ATGACCCGTATCGTTCACCTTTCCGATTTGCATTTCGGGCGCAGCCTGCCCGAGCTCGAGACGCCGCTCCTGACGGCGGTGAACCGGCTCGCACCGGATCTGACGGTGATTTCCGGGGACTTCACGCAGCGCGCCCGACGCGGCCAGTTCGCGCAGGCGCGGTGCTTCGTGGAGCAGATCGAAAGCGAGACGCTTTCGGTGCCCGGCAATCACGACACGCCGCTCGACAACCTCTTCCTGCGGATGCTCAAGCCCTTCGGGCGCTACAAATCCGCGATCAATCATAATCTGGAGCCGATCTTCGAGACCGATCGCGTGAAGGCGGTCGGTGTGAATACCGTGAACCGCTTCGCCTGGCAGCGCGGCAAGGTGCCCGAGCGGACGATCTCTCGGCTGTGTCGGGAGTTCGGCGAGGCGGGAGAGAGGCTGCGAATCGCGGTGATGCACCATCCGCTCGAACATGGGCCCGAGGTCGACAAGGCGCTCATGGACGGGGCAGGGGATGCGCTGGAGGGCATGTCGGACTGCGGCGCGGATCTCGTGCTGTCGGGGCATCTGCACAGCGGATCGGTGGCACCCTTCTCGGCGGTCCCGGGCATCCTGTTCGTGCAGGCGGGGACGGGTCTGTCCTCGCGCCTGCGCGGCGAGCCCAATACGTTCAATGTGATTGAAGGGGGGCGCGACGCTCTGTCGATCACGCTTTACGGGGCGCGCGACATGAGCTTCGAGCCGATCGGGGCCGACGAATTCACGCGGGGCCCCGATGGGGCGTGGGTCAAAGCCTGA
- a CDS encoding efflux RND transporter permease subunit → MNISEIFIRRPVLSMVLGAFMLLLGAQAYFNLPVRQYPEVEETVVTITTAYPGASPELIQGFITSPLAAAVATTENVDYVTTQSRPSASVISVHMKLGSNSDAAMTEVLSKVQQVKGQLPSAAKDPVIQKGTGQTFALMYLAALNPNMTPEQLTEYLRRVIRPRMSTIPGVAQTQIIGASDYAMRVWIDPDKLAARGVTASEVVGAIQASNFLSAPGKTKNEYVAQSITLQSTLQTPEAFGKLPISGKGDDVVRLRDVAKIELAKASENEIVTFEGKEGTFLGVYPTPAANPLDTAAAVRKALPDINASLPEGMKIQLVYDSTETISASIHEVFKTIGEAVAIVTVVILLFLGSLRSVAMPIVTIPLSLIGVLAVLLALGYSINLLTLLAMVLAIGLVVDDAIVVVENIHRHIEEGMKPIPAAVQGMKEITGPVIAMTITLAAVLAPLGFTGGLTGQLFREFAFALAGSVILSGVIALTITPMMSGRLLRHGESKGFQAFVDRNFDRLSGWYGRRVDGSLDLRGITLLIVVSLVGVTGFMLMNTNSELAPDEDNGALFAILNGPRYATSEYTQKYIDQVGRDTADIPEVRTDFSIAGFGGDSSQGIYIWALKDWADRNRSQKEIQQEIQGDLGKSTGLKGFAFAPPSLPGTGGGLPISVVIQSIHSAKRVAEVAEEIKNKAQASGKFIVVQNSLNFDSPQVNVTIDRDRAAALNVPVSDIGSTLGLLVGEASVAQFDRDSNSYDIIPQVPQRFRANPEELGRYFVRSLSGAMIPLSSLVKIDTGVNASSIEQFDQLNAATITALPLPGGSTGEGVQTIVDIAKQVMPEGFYVNYSGQSRIETQQGNTILIAFAAAVLVIYLVLAAQFESFRDPFIIMMTVPLTIFGAVLPLNLGLGTLNIYSEVGLITLVGLITKHGILMVEFANQQREQSGLTRRQAIVKAAQTRLRPILMTTAAMALAVVPLILAQGAGAEARKAMGLVIFSGILIGTMFTLFVVPMFYTFIAPSDKSFKEAEAKRLAAG, encoded by the coding sequence ATGAACATCTCCGAGATCTTCATCCGCCGCCCCGTCCTGTCGATGGTGCTGGGCGCGTTCATGCTCCTGCTCGGCGCGCAGGCCTATTTCAACCTGCCTGTCCGCCAATATCCGGAAGTCGAGGAAACGGTAGTCACGATCACCACCGCCTATCCCGGCGCCTCGCCCGAACTGATTCAGGGCTTCATCACCTCGCCGCTGGCCGCCGCCGTGGCGACCACTGAGAACGTCGATTACGTCACGACCCAGTCGCGGCCCTCGGCCTCGGTTATCTCGGTCCATATGAAGCTCGGGTCGAACTCCGACGCGGCGATGACCGAAGTGCTCTCGAAGGTGCAGCAGGTCAAAGGCCAGCTGCCCTCTGCCGCGAAGGACCCGGTGATCCAGAAGGGCACCGGCCAGACCTTCGCGCTGATGTATCTCGCGGCGCTCAACCCCAACATGACGCCCGAGCAGCTGACCGAATATCTGCGCCGGGTGATCCGTCCGCGCATGTCCACGATTCCGGGCGTGGCCCAGACCCAGATCATCGGCGCTTCCGATTACGCGATGCGGGTCTGGATCGATCCGGACAAGCTCGCCGCGCGCGGCGTCACGGCATCGGAAGTCGTGGGTGCGATTCAGGCGTCGAACTTCCTCTCGGCCCCGGGCAAGACGAAGAACGAATACGTCGCCCAGTCGATCACGCTGCAATCCACGCTGCAAACGCCCGAAGCCTTCGGCAAGCTGCCGATCTCGGGCAAGGGCGATGACGTGGTGCGGCTGCGCGATGTCGCGAAGATCGAACTCGCCAAGGCCTCCGAGAACGAGATCGTCACCTTCGAGGGCAAGGAGGGCACCTTCCTCGGCGTCTATCCGACGCCCGCCGCCAACCCGCTCGATACGGCGGCGGCGGTGCGCAAGGCGCTGCCCGACATCAACGCCTCGCTCCCCGAAGGCATGAAGATCCAGCTGGTCTACGACTCGACCGAGACGATCTCGGCCTCGATCCACGAGGTGTTCAAGACCATCGGCGAAGCGGTCGCGATCGTGACCGTGGTGATCCTGCTGTTCCTCGGGTCGCTGCGCTCGGTGGCAATGCCTATCGTGACCATTCCGCTCTCGCTGATCGGGGTGCTCGCGGTGCTCTTGGCGCTGGGATACTCAATCAACCTTCTCACATTGCTGGCAATGGTGCTGGCGATCGGTCTCGTGGTCGATGACGCGATCGTGGTGGTGGAGAATATCCACCGACATATCGAAGAGGGGATGAAACCGATCCCGGCCGCCGTGCAGGGCATGAAGGAGATCACCGGGCCGGTCATCGCGATGACGATCACGCTGGCCGCGGTGCTCGCCCCTCTGGGCTTCACCGGCGGGCTGACGGGGCAGTTGTTCCGGGAATTCGCCTTCGCACTAGCGGGGTCGGTGATCCTGTCGGGGGTGATCGCCCTGACGATCACGCCGATGATGTCGGGCCGCCTGCTGAGACATGGCGAGTCCAAGGGCTTCCAGGCCTTCGTCGACCGCAATTTCGACCGGCTTTCGGGCTGGTACGGGCGGCGCGTCGATGGCTCGCTCGATCTGCGGGGGATCACCCTGCTCATTGTCGTCTCGCTCGTGGGCGTGACCGGGTTCATGCTGATGAACACCAATTCCGAGCTTGCCCCGGATGAGGATAACGGTGCGCTCTTCGCGATCCTGAACGGGCCGCGCTACGCGACCAGTGAGTACACCCAGAAATATATCGACCAGGTCGGGCGCGACACGGCCGATATTCCCGAAGTGCGCACCGATTTCTCGATCGCGGGCTTCGGCGGCGACAGCTCTCAGGGCATCTATATCTGGGCGCTCAAGGACTGGGCGGATCGCAATCGCAGTCAGAAGGAAATCCAGCAGGAGATTCAGGGCGATCTCGGCAAATCGACCGGGTTGAAAGGCTTTGCCTTCGCCCCGCCGTCGCTGCCGGGCACCGGTGGCGGCCTGCCGATCTCGGTGGTGATCCAGTCGATCCACTCCGCGAAACGCGTCGCCGAGGTGGCCGAGGAGATCAAGAACAAGGCGCAGGCCTCGGGCAAGTTCATCGTCGTGCAGAACTCGCTCAACTTCGACAGCCCGCAGGTCAATGTCACGATCGACCGCGACCGGGCGGCGGCGCTGAACGTGCCGGTCTCCGATATCGGCTCGACCTTGGGCTTGCTGGTGGGCGAGGCGTCGGTGGCGCAGTTCGACCGCGACTCCAACAGCTACGACATCATCCCGCAGGTGCCGCAGCGGTTCCGCGCGAACCCGGAAGAACTGGGCCGCTACTTCGTGCGCTCGTTGTCGGGGGCGATGATCCCGCTATCGTCGCTCGTGAAGATCGACACCGGGGTGAACGCGTCTTCGATCGAACAGTTCGACCAGCTGAACGCGGCCACGATCACGGCGCTGCCGCTGCCCGGTGGCTCCACCGGCGAGGGCGTGCAGACCATCGTCGACATCGCCAAGCAGGTGATGCCCGAAGGCTTCTACGTGAACTATTCGGGCCAGTCGCGGATCGAGACGCAGCAGGGCAACACCATCCTGATCGCCTTCGCGGCGGCCGTGCTGGTGATCTACCTCGTGCTCGCCGCGCAGTTCGAGAGCTTCCGCGACCCATTCATCATCATGATGACGGTGCCGCTGACGATCTTCGGGGCCGTGCTGCCGCTGAACCTCGGGTTGGGCACGCTCAACATCTATTCCGAGGTGGGGCTGATCACGCTGGTCGGCCTGATCACGAAGCACGGGATTCTGATGGTCGAATTCGCCAATCAGCAGCGCGAGCAGTCGGGCCTCACCCGCCGGCAGGCCATCGTGAAGGCCGCGCAGACCCGTCTGCGTCCGATCCTGATGACCACCGCCGCGATGGCGCTGGCCGTGGTGCCGCTGATCCTCGCGCAAGGCGCGGGCGCAGAGGCGCGCAAGGCGATGGGCCTCGTGATCTTCTCGGGGATTCTGATCGGGACGATGTTCACGCTGTTCGTGGTGCCGATGTTCTACACGTTCATCGCGCCCTCGGATAAATCTTTCAAGGAAGCGGAAGCGAAGCGTCTGGCCGCAGGCTGA
- a CDS encoding glycine betaine/L-proline ABC transporter ATP-binding protein — protein sequence MTDATTNTDTGNRSGIEIRNLYKIFGARPKDYVEKVQAGMGKEELNDKHKHVLGLQDINLDLPPGKISVIMGLSGSGKSTLIRHINGLIMPTAGEILYNGRDVVKMNEEELREFRRHETAMVFQKFALLPHRTVLENTCYGLDIQGVDRSKSEPIAKKWIERVGLAGYEDNYPNQLSGGMQQRVGLARALANDADILLMDEAFSALDPLIRMDMQKVLLDLQAELKKTIVFITHDLDEALRLGDKIAILRDGALNQVGTGQEIVLRPANEYIAEFVREVNRGRVIRAETIALPLPEGELPKMKVKASSVLEKIARRMADAEVRTATVVDAANKPIGVVDMTTILTAMVTPASVEEGDDEVEEDNAA from the coding sequence ATGACTGATGCCACGACCAACACCGATACCGGCAACCGCTCGGGCATCGAGATCCGCAATCTCTACAAGATCTTCGGGGCGCGCCCCAAGGATTACGTGGAGAAGGTGCAGGCCGGCATGGGCAAGGAAGAGCTCAACGACAAGCACAAGCACGTTCTGGGCCTGCAAGACATCAACCTAGACCTGCCGCCGGGCAAGATCTCGGTGATCATGGGTCTGTCGGGCTCGGGCAAGTCGACGCTCATCCGCCACATCAACGGGCTGATCATGCCCACGGCCGGGGAGATCCTCTATAACGGCCGCGACGTGGTGAAGATGAACGAAGAGGAGCTGCGGGAATTCCGTCGCCATGAGACGGCGATGGTGTTCCAGAAGTTCGCGCTTCTGCCGCACCGGACCGTGCTGGAAAACACCTGCTACGGGCTGGATATCCAAGGGGTCGACCGGTCGAAATCGGAACCGATCGCGAAGAAATGGATCGAGCGCGTTGGGCTCGCGGGCTACGAGGATAACTATCCGAACCAGCTCTCGGGCGGGATGCAGCAGCGGGTGGGCCTTGCCCGCGCGCTGGCCAACGATGCGGACATCCTGTTGATGGACGAAGCGTTCTCGGCACTCGACCCGCTGATCCGCATGGATATGCAGAAGGTGCTTCTGGATCTTCAGGCCGAGCTGAAGAAGACCATCGTCTTCATCACCCACGACCTCGACGAGGCGCTGCGCCTTGGCGACAAGATCGCCATCCTGCGTGACGGCGCGCTCAATCAGGTCGGCACGGGGCAGGAAATCGTGCTGCGCCCGGCGAATGAATACATCGCCGAGTTCGTGCGCGAGGTGAACCGTGGCCGTGTGATCCGCGCCGAAACCATCGCCTTGCCGTTGCCCGAGGGCGAGTTGCCGAAGATGAAGGTGAAAGCCAGCTCGGTGCTCGAAAAGATCGCGCGCCGGATGGCCGATGCCGAGGTGCGTACGGCAACGGTTGTCGACGCGGCCAACAAGCCGATCGGGGTGGTCGACATGACGACGATCCTGACGGCAATGGTCACGCCCGCGAGCGTCGAAGAAGGCGATGACGAGGTCGAGGAAGACAACGCCGCCTGA